In Geobacter anodireducens, a genomic segment contains:
- a CDS encoding radical SAM protein, producing MRYIDLYQSGELLTRVRQAYARLRSCDLCPLDCRVNRLAGETGSCRAGWQPRIASANVHHGEEPPISGTKGSGTIFLSWCSLHCRFCQNFPISQQGTGTDLTTLDLAVRMLGLQRRGVHNINFVTPTHFLPQILAALWLAIPRGFRLPIVWNSGGYEKVDALRLLDGIVDVYLPDMKYAAEEPAVRFSSAPGYRETNRLAVAEMLRQVGHLELDAAGIAVRGLVIRHLVLPEGAAGSGETLRWIAANLGTETHIALMNQFFPAHRAVETPGIHRKITDEEYDEAVEALEEAGLENGWVQE from the coding sequence ATGCGGTATATCGATCTTTATCAATCAGGCGAATTACTGACGCGGGTCAGGCAGGCCTATGCCCGGCTCCGCTCCTGCGACCTCTGCCCCCTCGACTGCCGGGTGAACCGCCTGGCGGGCGAAACCGGTTCCTGCCGGGCCGGATGGCAGCCCCGGATCGCGTCGGCCAATGTCCACCACGGCGAAGAGCCCCCCATCTCCGGGACAAAAGGATCGGGGACGATCTTTCTCTCCTGGTGCAGCCTCCACTGCCGGTTCTGCCAGAACTTTCCCATCAGCCAACAGGGGACCGGGACCGACCTGACCACGCTGGATCTGGCTGTTCGGATGCTTGGGCTGCAGAGGCGCGGGGTGCACAACATCAACTTCGTCACGCCGACCCACTTCCTGCCGCAGATCCTGGCGGCGCTCTGGCTGGCGATTCCCCGCGGATTCCGGCTTCCGATCGTCTGGAACTCCGGCGGCTACGAGAAGGTGGACGCCCTCCGCCTTCTGGACGGTATCGTGGACGTCTATCTGCCGGACATGAAGTATGCGGCGGAAGAACCGGCGGTCCGGTTCTCCTCGGCCCCCGGCTACCGGGAAACGAATCGATTGGCGGTTGCCGAGATGCTCCGCCAGGTGGGTCACCTGGAGCTGGACGCCGCCGGGATTGCGGTACGGGGGCTCGTCATCCGCCACTTGGTGCTGCCGGAAGGGGCAGCCGGCAGCGGCGAGACGCTCCGCTGGATTGCCGCAAACCTGGGGACCGAGACCCACATCGCCCTGATGAACCAGTTCTTCCCGGCCCACCGGGCCGTTGAGACGCCGGGGATACACCGCAAGATCACCGACGAGGAGTACGACGAGGCGGTGGAGGCCCTGGAGGAGGCCGGCCTGGAAAACGGCTGGGTGCAGGAGTAG